The following coding sequences are from one Gemmatimonadaceae bacterium window:
- a CDS encoding family 10 glycosylhydrolase, producing the protein MKTASSFSVVCALFLGACAPPAPGGPTPRLATPAEVRALWVVRNTLDHPDSVKAMVARAHANGFNTLIVQVRGRGDAFYNARWEPRAPSIIPDRKFDPLALTIREAHRRGIAVHAWLNTHLLANMDTPPTDARHIYNLRPDLIAVPYKLARELYSMDPGDSLFREKILEYTKGARDHVEGIYMSAAAPETKEHVYSIWMDVLDHYDVDGLNFDYVRYPAPDYDYSRISLDRFRLWLLPQLNDSVRTRFAALEADPLIYVDSFPAKYGDFRRAQVTELVERIYYGVKKRNPNVIVSADVFANAKDAYENRFQDWRSWLQRGFLDVAALMAYSPNTQIFRDQITVGVAAGGRDRIWAGIGAYRQPADSAIEKIRAAREVGARGVVLFSYNSAVRKSELNPDADYLQRVMKAVFQDALIGRMQ; encoded by the coding sequence ATGAAGACCGCGTCAAGCTTCTCCGTCGTTTGCGCACTGTTTCTCGGCGCCTGTGCGCCACCCGCGCCGGGAGGACCGACTCCCCGGCTCGCGACGCCGGCGGAAGTTCGCGCTTTGTGGGTCGTGCGGAATACGCTCGACCATCCCGACAGCGTGAAGGCGATGGTTGCCCGCGCGCATGCGAACGGCTTCAACACGCTCATCGTACAGGTTCGCGGCCGCGGCGATGCGTTCTACAACGCGCGGTGGGAGCCACGCGCGCCCTCGATAATACCAGACCGGAAGTTCGATCCGCTCGCGTTGACGATCAGGGAAGCCCATCGCCGTGGCATCGCAGTCCACGCGTGGTTGAACACCCATCTTCTCGCCAACATGGACACTCCGCCGACCGACGCGCGGCACATCTACAACCTTCGGCCCGATCTGATCGCGGTGCCCTACAAGCTGGCGCGCGAGCTGTACTCGATGGACCCGGGCGATTCGCTGTTCCGGGAGAAGATACTCGAGTACACCAAGGGCGCGCGCGATCACGTCGAAGGTATCTACATGTCCGCAGCGGCGCCGGAAACGAAAGAGCACGTCTACTCGATATGGATGGACGTTCTCGACCACTACGACGTTGATGGTCTGAACTTCGACTACGTCCGCTATCCCGCGCCCGATTACGATTACTCGCGCATTTCCCTCGATCGCTTTCGTCTCTGGCTCTTGCCGCAGCTCAATGACAGCGTGCGCACCCGCTTCGCGGCGCTCGAGGCCGATCCGCTCATTTATGTGGATTCCTTTCCCGCGAAGTACGGTGACTTTCGCCGAGCGCAGGTCACCGAGCTCGTCGAGCGCATCTACTACGGCGTCAAGAAGCGGAATCCGAACGTGATCGTGTCAGCGGACGTGTTCGCGAACGCGAAGGACGCATACGAGAATCGTTTTCAGGACTGGAGGAGCTGGCTGCAGCGCGGCTTCCTGGACGTTGCCGCGCTGATGGCATACTCACCGAACACGCAGATCTTTCGGGATCAGATTACCGTTGGTGTCGCAGCCGGCGGGCGCGACCGCATATGGGCGGGCATCGGAGCTTATCGCCAGCCGGCCGATTCAGCGATCGAGAAAATTCGCGCCGCTCGAGAGGTCGGAGCTCGAGGTGTCGTGCTGTTCTCCTACAACTCGGCCGTGCGGAAGAGCGAGCTCAATCCCGATGCAGATTATCTGCAGCGCGTGATGAAGGCGGTATTCCAGGACGCGTTGATCGGCAGAATGCAATAA
- the sixA gene encoding phosphohistidine phosphatase SixA, with protein sequence MKLLVVRHGAAMDKDEFARTGESDDLRPLTDEGKDEMKSISKGLRAAVEELDLLATSPLVRARETADIIAEAYGIELPEVERSLMPGTSFDEFEKWCSGLGEKKVIAIVGHDPHLSSLVTWLLTGRSDPRIRLKKGGACLLTFESVPQREKGTLNWLLTPRQLRRMSK encoded by the coding sequence ATGAAGCTGCTCGTAGTACGTCACGGCGCTGCGATGGACAAAGACGAGTTCGCCCGCACGGGAGAATCGGACGACCTCCGGCCTCTGACTGACGAAGGCAAAGACGAGATGAAGTCGATCTCGAAGGGATTGCGCGCCGCCGTCGAAGAGCTCGACTTGCTGGCTACGAGCCCGCTCGTGCGCGCCCGGGAGACCGCCGACATCATCGCGGAGGCCTATGGGATCGAGCTTCCCGAGGTTGAAAGATCACTGATGCCAGGCACTTCGTTCGACGAATTCGAAAAGTGGTGCTCGGGCCTGGGAGAAAAGAAGGTGATCGCGATCGTCGGGCACGACCCGCATCTGAGCTCGCTGGTTACCTGGCTGCTGACCGGGCGAAGTGATCCGCGCATTCGGCTCAAGAAAGGCGGAGCCTGTCTGCTGACGTTCGAATCCGTGCCACAGCGTGAGAAAGGGACTTTGAACTGGCTGCTGACTCCTCGGCAGCTCCGCCGAATGTCGAAATAG
- a CDS encoding HAMP domain-containing sensor histidine kinase — protein sequence MDEDEERLLQSVALQNANSIFLARQRAEHELVRIKEALEAKSEALAQSLAATEASLKERDRARAEAEAARRVAQEANEAKGRFLSMISHELRTPLGAIGGYAALLVEEIHGPLGAEQRKYIARIQHNQQHLLRLVNELLDLAKIEAGHSPLDLVSVPVQAVLDSVHTMIEPQARASQLRLEVQKQDPALHFCGDAKRVEQIVLNLLSNAVKFTPAGGTVTVTATSMPAEVHLNVQDTGVGIPAAKLEQVFEPFFQVELQPMRTTRGTGLGLAISRELARAMRGDLTVESTPGQGSTFTLCLPRAAAVTPDA from the coding sequence GTGGACGAAGACGAAGAAAGACTGCTCCAATCCGTAGCGCTTCAGAACGCGAACAGCATTTTTCTCGCGCGCCAGAGGGCGGAGCACGAGCTCGTTCGCATCAAGGAGGCGCTGGAGGCAAAAAGTGAAGCGCTCGCTCAATCACTCGCGGCTACGGAAGCGTCGCTAAAGGAGCGTGACCGTGCCCGAGCCGAGGCGGAAGCGGCGCGGCGTGTTGCTCAGGAAGCCAATGAGGCAAAGGGTCGCTTCCTGAGCATGATCAGTCATGAGCTTCGGACTCCGCTCGGCGCCATCGGTGGCTACGCCGCCCTCCTCGTGGAAGAGATCCATGGCCCGCTCGGCGCCGAGCAGCGGAAGTACATCGCGCGCATACAGCACAACCAGCAGCACCTTCTACGATTGGTCAACGAGCTACTCGACCTCGCCAAGATCGAGGCGGGGCACTCGCCGCTGGACCTTGTTTCTGTGCCGGTGCAGGCGGTGCTCGATAGTGTCCATACGATGATCGAGCCGCAGGCCCGGGCGAGCCAGCTCCGACTCGAGGTCCAGAAACAAGATCCGGCGCTTCACTTTTGCGGGGACGCAAAGCGAGTCGAGCAGATCGTGCTGAATCTTCTGTCGAACGCGGTGAAATTCACGCCTGCCGGCGGCACCGTTACCGTCACGGCGACATCGATGCCGGCTGAGGTGCACCTGAACGTGCAGGACACGGGGGTCGGAATTCCTGCCGCGAAGCTGGAGCAGGTCTTCGAGCCGTTTTTTCAGGTGGAATTGCAGCCCATGCGCACCACTCGCGGAACCGGTCTGGGTCTGGCCATCAGTCGCGAGCTCGCGCGCGCCATGCGCGGCGATCTCACCGTCGAGAGCACCCCGGGCCAGGGAAGCACCTTCACGCTCTGTTTGCCGCGAGCCGCAGCCGTGACGCCTGACGCTTAG